The Lachnospiraceae bacterium oral taxon 500 genome window below encodes:
- a CDS encoding N-acetylmannosamine kinase — protein sequence MLRENDILSRIREKFPELSKGQKLLASYISQHYDKAVYLTAAKLGQVVGVSESTVVRFANELGYEGYPKLQRALEEIARTKMTSMQRVEVIEDQIEAGSVLKHVLTIDRERIKQTLDEMQEDHFNQAIQYLLDARRCYIVGVRASAALANFLGFYFNLMFDNVKVINSNSSTEIFENLRRINEDDVMIGITFPRYSKRTLHALSFAKSQKAKVILLTDCDQSPGMVFADVALFASTEMASIVDSLVAPMSVVNAIIVAMSLKRKNRIIDSLEQLENIWQEYQVYEDLGSNNLTSGYLKGNRYGKKK from the coding sequence ATGTTAAGAGAAAATGATATTTTGTCCAGAATTCGGGAAAAGTTTCCCGAATTGAGCAAGGGACAGAAGCTGTTGGCCAGTTATATTTCTCAGCATTATGATAAGGCAGTTTACCTGACGGCGGCTAAGCTCGGTCAGGTGGTTGGCGTCAGCGAATCAACGGTGGTGCGCTTTGCCAACGAATTGGGTTATGAAGGCTATCCTAAGCTGCAAAGAGCGCTGGAAGAAATCGCCAGAACCAAGATGACCTCGATGCAGCGGGTGGAAGTGATTGAAGACCAGATTGAAGCCGGCAGTGTGTTAAAGCATGTTCTGACCATTGACCGGGAAAGAATCAAACAAACCCTGGATGAAATGCAGGAAGACCATTTTAATCAGGCTATTCAGTATCTTTTGGATGCCAGAAGATGTTATATTGTCGGTGTCAGGGCCAGTGCGGCGTTGGCTAATTTTTTGGGCTTTTATTTTAATCTGATGTTTGATAATGTTAAAGTTATCAACAGCAACAGCAGTACCGAAATATTTGAAAACTTAAGGCGAATCAATGAAGATGACGTGATGATTGGCATTACCTTTCCGCGTTATTCCAAGCGGACATTGCATGCGCTGTCTTTTGCCAAGTCTCAAAAGGCAAAAGTGATTCTCCTGACCGACTGCGATCAGTCACCGGGGATGGTGTTTGCTGATGTGGCGCTGTTTGCCAGTACGGAAATGGCTTCGATTGTGGATTCACTGGTTGCGCCGATGAGTGTGGTTAATGCTATTATCGTGGCAATGTCGTTAAAGCGAAAAAACAGGATTATTGACAGTTTGGAGCAGTTGGAAAATATTTGGCAGGAATATCAGGTGTATGAAGATTTGGGGTCAAATAACCTGACGTCCGGATATTTAAAAGGAAATCGGTATGGAAAAAAGAAATGA